One window of Acidimicrobiales bacterium genomic DNA carries:
- a CDS encoding ATP-binding cassette domain-containing protein yields MSDDTAPVLEARDVTVRFGGLTALSSVTVTVPPGCLIGLVGPNGAGKSTLFGVCSGLIRPADGRVYVAGREVTGASPQARARLGLARTFQQPEMFMGLTVRQHLTLAYRVRKNRSRLWKDMFSGAGLRKPDKEENDRVESLLDLLGLHDLAETVVDVLPLGTTRLVEVGRALAGGPTVVLLDEPLSGLDAAEALRLAEALRRTVRDEGISLLLVEHDVAMVLSLCSTIHVLDFGQLIAVGTPEQVRADPVVKAAYLGEDPVAPAGRTGASGEPVASPR; encoded by the coding sequence GTGAGCGACGACACCGCCCCCGTCCTCGAAGCCCGCGACGTCACCGTGCGCTTCGGCGGCCTGACCGCCCTGTCGTCGGTGACGGTGACCGTCCCGCCGGGCTGCCTGATCGGGCTGGTGGGGCCCAACGGCGCCGGCAAGAGCACCCTGTTCGGGGTCTGTTCGGGGCTGATCCGGCCCGCCGACGGCCGGGTCTACGTGGCGGGCCGCGAGGTCACCGGCGCCAGCCCGCAGGCCCGGGCCCGGCTGGGCCTGGCCCGCACCTTCCAGCAGCCCGAGATGTTCATGGGCCTCACGGTGCGCCAGCACCTCACCCTGGCCTACCGGGTCCGCAAGAACCGGTCCCGACTGTGGAAGGACATGTTCAGCGGGGCGGGCCTGCGCAAGCCGGACAAGGAGGAGAACGACCGCGTCGAGTCGCTCCTCGACCTGCTCGGCCTGCACGACCTGGCCGAGACGGTCGTCGACGTCCTGCCCCTCGGCACCACCCGGCTGGTCGAGGTCGGCCGCGCCCTGGCGGGGGGCCCGACGGTCGTGCTGCTCGACGAGCCGCTCTCCGGGCTCGACGCCGCCGAGGCCCTCCGCCTCGCCGAGGCCCTGCGCCGGACGGTCCGGGACGAGGGCATCTCGCTGCTCCTGGTGGAGCACGACGTGGCCATGGTCCTCAGCCTGTGCAGCACCATCCACGTGCTGGACTTCGGCCAGCTGATCGCGGTCGGCACCCCGGAGCAGGTGCGCGCCGACCCGGTGGTGAAGGCGGCGTACCTGGGCGAGGACCCCGTTGCCCCCGCGGGCCGGACGGGGGCGTCGGGGGAGCCGGTCGCTTCGCCCCGGTAG